The Agrobacterium cucumeris genome has a segment encoding these proteins:
- a CDS encoding ABC transporter permease, with protein MSNSKRILSQARRVAIQAIPTVLGIVILNFFLLQLAPGDAADVLAAEAGSATVETMAEIRSRFGLDLPVLHQLMNYLGNLAQFSLGFSPRYGMPVADLIGQRLPGTLALMGAALGIAIFVGVFLGSIMALFSGKLPDRIISIGSLIFYSVPGFWIGLMLILTFSVKLGWLPSGGDSTIGSSLTGFSAFLDRLRYIVLPALSLALYFLAIYARLTRAAMLEVKSQDYVRTARAKGVSPIRLTTRHILRNALIPITTMAGMHIGGLLGGAVVVETVFSWPGLGRLAFEAVMARDFSVLLGILLLSSLVVIIVNAAVDLLQAWLDPRIGESR; from the coding sequence ATGTCGAATTCGAAACGGATTTTATCGCAGGCAAGACGGGTGGCCATTCAGGCCATTCCGACGGTTCTCGGTATCGTCATCCTGAACTTCTTCCTGCTGCAGCTGGCACCTGGCGATGCCGCCGATGTCCTGGCAGCGGAAGCGGGTTCGGCAACCGTCGAGACCATGGCGGAAATCCGCTCCCGCTTCGGGCTTGATCTGCCGGTTCTGCATCAGCTGATGAACTATCTCGGCAATCTGGCCCAGTTCAGCCTTGGTTTTTCGCCGCGATACGGCATGCCTGTGGCAGACCTTATCGGCCAGCGCCTGCCCGGCACGCTGGCGCTGATGGGCGCAGCCCTTGGTATCGCGATCTTCGTCGGCGTGTTCCTCGGCTCCATCATGGCGCTTTTCTCCGGCAAGCTGCCGGACCGGATCATTTCGATTGGCTCACTGATCTTTTATTCCGTACCGGGTTTCTGGATCGGCCTGATGCTGATCCTGACCTTTTCGGTCAAGCTCGGCTGGCTTCCGTCCGGCGGCGACAGCACCATCGGCAGCAGCCTTACCGGGTTTTCAGCCTTTCTCGACAGGCTGCGTTACATCGTGCTCCCTGCCCTGTCGCTGGCGCTCTATTTTCTGGCCATTTATGCCCGCCTCACCCGCGCGGCGATGCTGGAGGTGAAATCCCAGGACTATGTGCGCACGGCGCGTGCCAAGGGCGTTTCGCCGATTAGGCTCACCACGCGCCATATCCTGCGCAACGCCCTCATACCCATCACCACCATGGCCGGCATGCATATTGGCGGCCTGCTCGGCGGCGCCGTCGTGGTTGAAACCGTCTTCAGCTGGCCGGGCCTTGGCCGCCTTGCTTTCGAAGCCGTCATGGCGCGTGATTTCAGCGTGTTGCTCGGCATTCTGCTTCTCTCCTCCCTCGTCGTCATCATCGTCAATGCGGCCGTGGACCTGTTGCAGGCATGGCTTGACCCCCGCATCGGAGAAAGCCGATGA
- a CDS encoding ABC transporter permease produces the protein MNSSHTTAVLNTAELGAEETNPKPKKPEEKAWPYIHAPDALSARSVSVPRRGLRRELKIFLTNPNAIVGLLFLATVIVTALIAPLIYPGDPLEMVARPFLWPGQNAAYPLGTDSMGRDVLAGIVHGARISLTVGVVATLIGLTIGIAVGAFAGYFGGVIDDILVKLIEIFQTLPNFVLLVVLVAIAQPSVTTVTSAIGIITWPLVARLTRAEFRAIREKDYVLAARSLGYGHARIVFQEILPNALPPIIVTSSVMVAGAILMEAALSFMGLGDPNRVSWGSMIGSGRDVIRTAWYLTALPGLAIVFTVISLNLISDGLNDALNPRFSEERR, from the coding sequence ATGAACTCATCCCACACGACAGCGGTTCTCAACACGGCCGAACTTGGCGCTGAAGAGACCAATCCCAAACCGAAAAAGCCGGAAGAAAAGGCCTGGCCCTATATTCATGCGCCGGATGCGCTTTCGGCCCGCTCCGTCTCCGTGCCGCGACGTGGACTGCGGCGCGAACTGAAAATCTTCCTCACCAATCCCAATGCCATCGTCGGGTTGCTGTTTCTCGCCACCGTCATCGTCACCGCACTGATCGCCCCGTTGATCTATCCTGGCGATCCCCTGGAAATGGTGGCCCGCCCGTTCCTGTGGCCGGGCCAGAACGCGGCCTATCCGCTCGGAACCGATTCCATGGGCCGGGATGTTCTGGCCGGCATCGTGCATGGCGCGCGCATCTCGCTCACCGTCGGTGTCGTGGCAACGCTGATCGGCCTCACCATCGGCATCGCGGTTGGCGCTTTCGCCGGTTATTTCGGTGGTGTGATTGACGACATCCTCGTCAAGCTCATCGAAATCTTCCAGACCTTGCCGAATTTCGTGCTCTTGGTAGTGCTCGTCGCCATCGCCCAACCGTCTGTCACCACGGTCACGTCAGCCATCGGCATCATCACCTGGCCGCTCGTTGCGCGCCTTACCCGTGCGGAATTCCGCGCCATCCGCGAAAAGGACTATGTGCTCGCCGCGCGTAGCCTCGGTTATGGCCATGCCCGCATCGTTTTTCAGGAAATCCTGCCCAATGCGCTGCCGCCGATCATCGTCACCTCCTCGGTCATGGTGGCGGGCGCGATCCTTATGGAAGCAGCGCTGTCCTTCATGGGTCTCGGCGATCCCAACCGTGTCTCCTGGGGTTCGATGATCGGTTCCGGCCGTGATGTCATCCGCACGGCCTGGTATCTGACCGCCCTTCCCGGCCTTGCCATCGTCTTCACCGTCATTTCGCTGAACCTCATCAGCGATGGCCTCAACGATGCGCTCAACCCCCGCTTTTCGGAGGAACGCCGATGA
- a CDS encoding ABC transporter ATP-binding protein, whose translation MSKLIEVHDLSVSFGSTQPVKGVSFDVSPGEMLAIVGESGSGKSLTALGLIGLLPSHAKTGGRVLLEGRDLLPLSERQWRGIRGRDIGMIFQEPMTSLNPVLTVGEQIIEVLRIHEKIDRHQARKRAIELLDLVNIPDAGRRVDDYPHQLSGGMRQRVMIAIGVACNPKLLIADEATTALDVTIQAQILQLLDNLRRDLNMAVILITHDLGIVAQWADRVMVMYAGRKVEEGLPEPVFSNPYHPYTRGLLAASPRAEDGQHYRDGPLIEIPGSIVSATGERGCAFRPRCPSARGFCGQFVPPLRPISEGRYAACPFVSPTSQEVSNDALVSA comes from the coding sequence ATGAGCAAACTGATCGAAGTCCATGATCTCTCCGTCAGCTTCGGCTCAACCCAGCCGGTCAAAGGCGTCAGTTTCGATGTCAGCCCCGGCGAAATGCTGGCGATCGTCGGCGAAAGCGGCTCCGGCAAATCCCTGACGGCGCTTGGCCTGATTGGCCTCCTGCCCTCCCACGCCAAGACCGGCGGCCGGGTTCTGCTCGAGGGCCGCGATCTGCTGCCGCTTTCCGAGCGGCAATGGCGCGGCATTCGCGGCCGGGATATCGGCATGATCTTTCAGGAGCCGATGACCTCGCTCAACCCGGTGCTGACGGTCGGCGAACAGATCATCGAGGTGCTGCGCATCCATGAGAAGATCGACCGGCATCAGGCGCGCAAACGCGCCATCGAGCTGCTGGACCTCGTCAACATTCCCGATGCCGGCCGCCGGGTGGATGATTATCCGCACCAGCTTTCCGGCGGCATGCGCCAGCGTGTGATGATCGCCATCGGCGTTGCCTGCAATCCGAAACTCCTGATCGCCGACGAGGCGACGACGGCTCTTGACGTGACGATACAGGCGCAGATCCTGCAGCTGCTCGACAATCTGCGCCGCGATCTCAACATGGCGGTCATCCTCATCACCCACGATCTCGGTATCGTGGCACAATGGGCAGACCGGGTGATGGTCATGTATGCCGGCCGTAAAGTGGAGGAAGGGCTGCCGGAACCGGTTTTCTCCAACCCCTACCATCCCTATACGCGCGGCCTGCTTGCCGCCTCGCCGCGCGCGGAAGATGGCCAGCATTATCGCGACGGGCCGCTCATCGAGATTCCCGGCTCCATCGTTTCCGCCACGGGGGAACGCGGTTGCGCCTTCCGGCCACGCTGTCCGAGCGCCCGTGGTTTCTGCGGGCAGTTCGTGCCACCGCTAAGGCCGATTTCGGAAGGCCGCTACGCCGCCTGCCCCTTCGTATCCCCCACATCCCAGGAGGTGTCCAATGACGCTCTTGTCAGTGCATAG
- a CDS encoding ABC transporter ATP-binding protein yields the protein MTLLSVHSLSTHYTGGRGTVRAVDDVSLDIEAGETVALVGESGCGKSSLGKSLMRLVEPSSGRITFKGADVTAMTPSQLRGIRRRIQMIFQDPFASLNPRQTVRTILTGPLKVHGIGDRARQREIVEAIVAQVGLPTDSLDRYPHEFSGGQRQRIGIARALVLEPELVVCDEPVSALDLSIQAQILNLLVEMKKRLSLSYLFVSHDLSVVRYFSDRVLVMYLGKIVESAPTSELWASPKHPYTRALLAAVPDPARRKQAAPISGDLPSPHDPPSGCRFHTRCPLATDLCREKAPDYTLFGKNHAVACHHAQ from the coding sequence ATGACGCTCTTGTCAGTGCATAGTCTTTCCACCCACTATACGGGCGGACGCGGAACCGTGCGCGCCGTCGATGACGTCTCGCTCGATATCGAGGCGGGCGAAACCGTGGCACTGGTGGGCGAATCCGGCTGCGGCAAATCCTCGCTCGGCAAGTCGCTGATGCGTCTGGTCGAACCGTCATCCGGCAGGATCACCTTCAAGGGCGCCGATGTGACGGCAATGACGCCTTCGCAGCTGCGCGGCATACGCCGCCGCATCCAGATGATCTTTCAGGATCCCTTCGCCTCCCTCAATCCGCGACAGACGGTGCGCACCATCCTTACCGGGCCGCTGAAAGTGCACGGCATCGGCGACCGGGCGCGCCAGCGGGAGATTGTTGAAGCCATCGTCGCGCAGGTCGGCCTGCCCACGGATTCGCTCGACCGTTATCCGCATGAATTTTCCGGCGGTCAGCGCCAGCGCATCGGCATTGCCCGCGCACTGGTTCTGGAACCGGAACTGGTGGTCTGCGACGAGCCGGTCTCGGCGCTCGATCTGTCGATACAGGCGCAGATCCTCAATCTTCTGGTGGAGATGAAAAAGCGGCTTTCGCTGTCCTATCTCTTCGTCTCGCATGATCTGTCCGTGGTGCGTTATTTCTCCGACCGCGTGCTGGTCATGTATCTCGGCAAGATCGTCGAAAGCGCACCGACATCGGAACTTTGGGCTTCTCCGAAGCATCCTTATACTCGCGCCCTTCTCGCTGCCGTTCCGGATCCCGCGCGCCGCAAGCAGGCCGCGCCCATTTCCGGCGATCTGCCGAGCCCGCACGATCCGCCATCCGGCTGCCGGTTTCACACACGCTGCCCGCTCGCCACCGATCTCTGTCGCGAAAAAGCGCCGGATTACACCCTTTTCGGCAAGAACCACGCCGTGGCCTGCCACCATGCCCAATAA
- a CDS encoding aldo/keto reductase, with protein sequence MVDYRYLGRSALKVSPLSLGTMMFGGPTPDDVAFRIIDKAREQGINFIDTADVYHDGKSEEVVGRGIKSTRDHWVLATKFVNSHTKGPNLGGHSRKWVIETVENSLRRLNTDYIDILYFHRAVFDAPLEEPVRAIADLIRAGKLRYFGVSNFRGWRIAEISHLADQLGIDRPVASQPLYNIVNRTAEAEQLPAANHYGLGVVSYSPLARGVLTGKYQPGEQPGADTRVGRGDKRVLETEWRPESVEIAQKVAAHAASKGVSAADFALAWVLNNKFVTAAITGPRTEEHWNGYIRALDVKIDAEDEALVDSLVTTGHPSTPGFNDPSHPVEGRVPRNLEAAHRPALKPRAVA encoded by the coding sequence ATGGTCGACTATCGCTATCTCGGACGCAGCGCGCTGAAAGTTTCACCGCTAAGCCTCGGCACGATGATGTTCGGAGGCCCGACACCGGATGACGTGGCCTTCCGCATCATCGACAAGGCACGCGAACAGGGCATCAACTTCATCGATACAGCCGATGTCTATCACGACGGCAAGTCGGAAGAGGTCGTTGGCCGCGGCATCAAGTCCACGCGCGATCACTGGGTTCTGGCGACGAAATTCGTCAATTCCCATACCAAGGGCCCGAACCTTGGCGGCCATTCGCGCAAATGGGTGATCGAGACCGTCGAAAATTCGCTGCGCCGCCTCAACACCGACTATATCGACATCCTCTATTTCCACCGCGCCGTCTTCGATGCGCCGCTGGAAGAGCCGGTGCGCGCCATCGCCGATCTCATCCGCGCCGGCAAGCTGCGCTATTTCGGCGTTTCGAACTTCCGCGGCTGGCGCATTGCTGAAATTTCGCATCTGGCCGACCAGCTCGGCATCGACCGGCCGGTTGCCAGCCAGCCGCTCTACAACATCGTCAACCGCACGGCCGAAGCCGAGCAGCTGCCGGCGGCCAATCATTATGGCCTTGGTGTCGTGTCCTATTCGCCGCTCGCACGCGGCGTACTGACCGGCAAATATCAGCCGGGCGAACAGCCGGGTGCCGATACCCGCGTTGGCCGTGGCGACAAGCGCGTTCTGGAAACGGAATGGCGTCCGGAATCGGTTGAAATCGCCCAGAAGGTTGCGGCCCATGCCGCTTCGAAGGGCGTTTCGGCGGCGGATTTCGCGCTCGCCTGGGTGCTGAACAACAAGTTCGTCACCGCCGCCATTACCGGCCCGCGCACCGAAGAGCACTGGAATGGCTATATCCGCGCCCTCGATGTGAAAATCGATGCCGAAGATGAAGCACTGGTCGACAGCCTTGTGACGACAGGCCATCCCTCGACACCCGGCTTCAACGATCCGAGCCATCCCGTCGAAGGCCGCGTGCCGCGCAATCTCGAGGCCGCGCACCGCCCGGCGCTCAAGCCGCGCGCGGTCGCCTGA
- a CDS encoding acyl-CoA dehydrogenase family protein — MSNPKPQTTTTNNSGVPSRDDILARAKDIAAIAARDAARRERQRELPFDIFALIKEAKIGTLRVPEAKGGPGGSIADYIEVLMILGEADSNIPHALRSHFNFTENLALAPIELEDRRHLEHVLAGKLFAGASTEQGTKRPGEITTRLSADGDRYRLNGRKWYATGTAFADFGTFSAIGDDEQPIGVLIPLDRTGITILDDWDSMGQRMTASGGVLLENVEVLPHELTTRKLGTQIGRHSSAMRQLHLAASAAGAVQGALNDGVEYVLRQARTTLHSAAETANQDPFVQKMLGEISAGAFAVKTLIREAARTLDRTAAAFANGDEEAIEAALLEGSLATARTQIIASQLSLTVATNLYELGGGSATSSDRNFDRHWRNIRTVYNHNPLAHKARVIGDYYLNGTTTHLREGRVF, encoded by the coding sequence ATGTCCAATCCGAAACCACAGACAACCACCACCAATAATTCCGGCGTGCCGAGCCGTGACGACATCCTAGCCCGGGCAAAGGACATTGCGGCTATCGCGGCCCGGGATGCCGCCCGCCGCGAGCGTCAACGGGAACTGCCCTTCGATATCTTCGCCCTTATCAAGGAGGCAAAGATCGGCACGCTGCGTGTCCCCGAAGCCAAGGGCGGACCGGGCGGCTCGATTGCCGACTATATCGAAGTGCTGATGATCCTCGGCGAAGCCGACAGCAATATTCCGCACGCGCTTCGCAGCCATTTCAATTTCACCGAAAATCTCGCCCTTGCACCCATCGAGCTGGAGGACCGGCGGCATCTCGAACATGTCCTTGCCGGCAAGCTCTTTGCGGGCGCCAGCACCGAGCAGGGCACCAAACGCCCCGGCGAAATCACCACGCGGCTGAGTGCCGATGGCGACCGCTACCGGCTGAACGGCCGCAAATGGTATGCGACCGGTACGGCCTTTGCCGATTTCGGCACCTTCAGCGCCATTGGCGATGACGAGCAGCCGATCGGCGTGCTCATTCCGCTTGATCGCACCGGCATCACCATCCTCGACGACTGGGACAGCATGGGCCAGCGCATGACGGCAAGCGGCGGCGTGCTGCTTGAAAATGTCGAGGTGCTGCCGCATGAGCTGACAACCCGCAAGCTCGGCACCCAGATCGGCCGCCACAGCTCGGCCATGCGGCAGCTGCACCTTGCTGCGTCTGCCGCCGGCGCAGTTCAGGGCGCGCTTAATGACGGTGTGGAATATGTTCTGCGCCAGGCGCGCACCACGCTTCACAGCGCTGCGGAAACCGCCAATCAGGATCCCTTCGTGCAGAAGATGCTGGGTGAAATCAGCGCCGGCGCTTTCGCCGTCAAGACTTTGATCCGCGAAGCCGCCAGAACGCTCGACCGAACGGCTGCCGCCTTCGCGAATGGTGACGAAGAGGCCATTGAGGCAGCCCTGCTGGAAGGCTCGCTTGCCACCGCCCGCACCCAGATCATCGCCTCGCAGCTTTCGCTGACCGTCGCCACCAACCTCTATGAACTCGGCGGCGGCTCGGCGACCTCGAGCGACCGGAATTTCGATCGTCACTGGCGTAACATCCGCACTGTCTACAATCACAATCCACTTGCCCATAAGGCGCGGGTGATTGGTGACTATTACCTCAATGGCACCACGACGCATCTCAGGGAAGGCCGGGTGTTCTGA
- a CDS encoding LysR substrate-binding domain-containing protein — MRTEFVAPAASRAAFRLPTLSRLPPLTALRAFVVAARHASFSRAAEELHVSTAAIGQQVRILETHLGQPLFSRQRGELLLTDAGSALYPGLADAFETMIGSLSDLMVSNARPQLKVLAEGCFAARWLAPRLGSIVPALGDIELSIESIEGETVDLTHFDADCAIVATHAQIPGFLHEPLFADTVSAVCTPQFAARHELAGEPAQLRNLGFAMLRGNGLDAAFEWANWLRACRIPLRLSATGPRFSRQTALIEAILSGHGIGLARHSLISEELKNGRLIAPFGSPQPTASRYHLLTSPDRRRLPEVASLLALLREDIRSLEAAA; from the coding sequence ATGAGAACGGAGTTTGTCGCTCCCGCCGCGAGCCGGGCAGCTTTTCGCCTGCCCACACTTTCCCGCCTGCCGCCGCTGACCGCCTTGCGCGCCTTTGTGGTGGCCGCCCGCCATGCGAGCTTTTCGCGGGCGGCGGAGGAACTGCATGTCTCCACCGCCGCCATCGGCCAGCAGGTCCGTATTCTCGAAACCCATCTCGGCCAGCCGCTTTTCAGCCGCCAGCGCGGTGAATTGCTGCTGACGGATGCCGGCAGCGCGCTTTATCCCGGCCTTGCCGATGCTTTTGAGACCATGATCGGCAGTCTTTCCGACCTTATGGTTTCGAATGCCCGACCGCAGTTGAAGGTTCTGGCGGAAGGTTGCTTTGCCGCCCGCTGGCTGGCGCCGCGGCTGGGCAGCATCGTTCCGGCCCTCGGAGACATCGAGCTTTCGATCGAATCCATCGAGGGTGAAACCGTCGATCTCACCCATTTTGATGCCGATTGCGCCATCGTCGCCACCCACGCGCAAATTCCGGGCTTTCTTCACGAGCCGCTTTTCGCCGATACCGTTAGCGCTGTCTGCACTCCGCAGTTCGCAGCCCGCCATGAGCTTGCAGGCGAGCCCGCCCAATTGCGAAATCTCGGCTTTGCAATGTTGCGCGGCAATGGCCTCGACGCCGCCTTCGAATGGGCGAATTGGCTGCGCGCCTGCCGCATTCCGCTCCGGCTTTCGGCGACAGGCCCACGTTTTTCGCGCCAGACGGCGCTGATAGAAGCAATCTTATCCGGCCATGGCATCGGCCTCGCGCGCCACTCGCTAATTTCGGAAGAGCTGAAAAACGGCCGTCTTATCGCCCCCTTCGGCTCACCACAGCCGACTGCAAGCCGTTACCACCTGCTGACCAGTCCTGACAGGCGGCGGCTGCCGGAGGTCGCATCTCTACTCGCTCTGTTGCGCGAGGATATACGCTCCCTCGAAGCCGCCGCCTGA
- a CDS encoding LLM class flavin-dependent oxidoreductase, producing the protein MSRKSEKLVLNAFIYPGGHHEAAWRHPDSEPHRVTDIKLYQDIARKAEAAKLDAIFFADAPVLDANIRYAARHRLEPITMLSALAAVTEKIGFIATASTTYYEPYNLARLFASVDHISGGRVGWNIVTTSADAAASNFNLQKHPPHADRYRQAIEFVDVVTKLWDSWEDDAIVADKESGLFAETDRIHPANHDGEFYRVRGALNVPRSPQGRPVYVQAGSSEEGRGFAAHYAEAIFTAHQTLESARSFYSDIKRRVAATGRNPAHVKILPGISPFIASTEEEARKLEASFNDLIQPAFSLGQLQRMTGIDLSSADLDQPLPIEAVEATRAQADSSRHQLVLDVIDRENPTIRQLLHRLAGGRGHKVISGTPEQVADWIETWFREGAADGFNIMPPWLNGGFDIFVDEVVPILKRRGLFRDDYEGDTLRDHYGLPRPDNIYAARELQRERA; encoded by the coding sequence ATGAGCAGAAAATCCGAAAAGCTGGTTCTCAATGCCTTCATCTATCCGGGCGGACATCATGAGGCGGCATGGCGGCATCCGGATTCGGAGCCGCATCGCGTCACCGATATAAAGCTCTATCAGGATATCGCCCGCAAGGCCGAAGCGGCGAAACTGGATGCCATCTTCTTTGCCGATGCGCCGGTGCTGGATGCCAATATCCGCTACGCCGCCCGCCACCGGCTGGAGCCGATCACCATGCTTTCGGCGCTCGCCGCCGTCACCGAAAAGATCGGCTTCATCGCCACGGCCTCCACCACCTATTACGAGCCATATAATCTCGCGCGGCTGTTTGCGTCCGTCGATCATATCAGCGGCGGCCGGGTTGGCTGGAACATCGTCACGACTTCGGCGGATGCGGCGGCCAGCAACTTCAATCTCCAGAAGCATCCGCCGCATGCCGACCGTTACCGTCAGGCCATTGAGTTCGTCGATGTGGTGACGAAGCTCTGGGACAGCTGGGAAGACGATGCCATCGTCGCCGACAAGGAAAGCGGTCTGTTTGCCGAGACAGACCGCATCCACCCCGCCAATCACGATGGCGAATTTTATCGGGTGCGGGGCGCGCTCAACGTGCCGCGTTCACCCCAGGGCCGGCCGGTCTATGTGCAGGCCGGCTCCTCGGAGGAGGGCCGTGGTTTTGCGGCTCACTATGCTGAGGCAATCTTTACCGCGCATCAAACTCTGGAGAGTGCGCGGTCTTTTTATTCTGACATCAAGAGACGTGTTGCCGCCACGGGGCGCAACCCCGCCCATGTTAAAATCCTGCCTGGCATCAGCCCCTTTATCGCCTCAACCGAGGAGGAGGCGCGCAAACTTGAGGCCTCCTTCAACGATCTCATCCAGCCGGCCTTTTCGCTCGGGCAATTGCAGCGCATGACAGGCATAGACCTGTCATCGGCCGATCTTGACCAGCCGCTGCCAATAGAGGCCGTCGAGGCGACGCGCGCGCAGGCGGATAGCAGCCGCCATCAGCTGGTCCTCGATGTCATAGACCGGGAAAACCCGACGATCCGACAATTGTTGCACCGGCTTGCCGGCGGGCGCGGCCACAAGGTGATTTCCGGAACACCGGAACAGGTGGCGGACTGGATAGAGACCTGGTTCCGCGAAGGCGCAGCCGATGGTTTCAACATCATGCCGCCATGGCTGAATGGCGGGTTCGATATCTTCGTGGATGAGGTGGTGCCGATCCTGAAGCGGCGTGGCCTGTTCCGTGATGATTACGAAGGCGATACGCTGCGCGACCATTATGGCCTGCCACGGCCGGATAACATCTACGCGGCCAGAGAGTTGCAAAGGGAACGCGCCTGA
- a CDS encoding ABC transporter substrate-binding protein translates to MTISRRQFHKIALAAGAFVALPGGSFAAAEEPVSGGTLKIVYFPEPTQLVAINTSAGGPQFIGSKIYDGLLTYDYELSPQPSLAREWSVSADGLEYVFHLQPNAKFHDGKPVTSADVEFSILRLKEAHPRGRATFSNVESVDISDPLVAKVKLSKPAPGLITALASSESPIVPKHIFETFKPTDNPKPAQIIGSGPFVLKEWVPGSHILLEKNADYWDAPRPHLDRVIIRLINDAGARAAALETGEGDIGPNPVALADLERLKSIPTLKVDDRIYAYAGQQNQLVINLENEYLKELKVRQAIAHAIDVPALIDTVLYGYAVPSPTPISPGLAKFHNADIGFAKFDVAQAEKLLDEAGFPRKDGGKRFKLRVTTNPFNPQTYSDFIAQALSKIGIEADIQKFDFGTYVKVVYTDRAWDLSVESLSNTFDPTAGVQRVYWSKNFKIGLPFSNASHYANPEVDRLLEAAAVEPDIEKRAAFFKEFQAVVARDLPVINLVSPIQPVVGSVRIKDYATGAEGLSGNLAKAWVTKEA, encoded by the coding sequence ATGACCATTTCCAGACGCCAGTTTCATAAGATTGCACTTGCCGCCGGCGCTTTCGTGGCGCTTCCCGGTGGTTCTTTCGCCGCTGCCGAAGAGCCCGTTTCGGGCGGCACGCTGAAGATCGTTTATTTTCCCGAGCCGACCCAGCTCGTGGCCATCAATACCAGTGCGGGCGGCCCGCAGTTCATCGGCTCAAAGATTTATGATGGGCTTTTGACCTATGATTACGAGCTGTCGCCCCAGCCAAGTCTTGCTAGGGAATGGAGCGTTTCGGCCGACGGGCTGGAATATGTCTTCCATCTGCAGCCGAATGCGAAGTTCCATGACGGCAAACCGGTGACATCGGCGGATGTGGAATTCTCCATCCTGCGGCTGAAAGAGGCGCATCCGCGCGGCCGGGCGACGTTCTCGAACGTTGAAAGCGTCGATATATCAGATCCGCTGGTTGCGAAGGTGAAGCTTTCCAAGCCCGCCCCGGGCCTGATCACCGCGCTTGCCTCGTCGGAATCGCCAATCGTGCCGAAGCATATTTTCGAAACCTTCAAGCCGACAGATAATCCGAAGCCCGCCCAGATCATCGGCAGCGGTCCCTTCGTGCTGAAGGAATGGGTGCCGGGCAGTCATATCCTGCTGGAGAAAAATGCCGATTATTGGGACGCGCCGCGCCCTCATCTCGACCGCGTCATCATCCGCCTCATCAACGATGCGGGTGCCCGTGCTGCCGCACTGGAAACCGGGGAAGGGGACATCGGCCCCAACCCGGTCGCGCTTGCCGATCTGGAACGGCTGAAATCCATTCCGACGCTGAAGGTGGATGACCGCATCTATGCCTATGCCGGCCAGCAGAATCAGCTCGTCATCAACCTTGAGAACGAATATCTCAAGGAATTGAAGGTCAGACAGGCCATCGCCCATGCCATCGACGTTCCGGCGCTCATCGATACCGTGCTTTATGGTTATGCCGTGCCATCGCCGACGCCGATCAGCCCCGGCCTTGCGAAGTTCCACAATGCGGATATCGGTTTTGCCAAGTTCGACGTTGCGCAGGCGGAGAAATTGCTGGATGAGGCAGGCTTTCCGCGCAAGGACGGCGGCAAGCGCTTCAAGCTGCGTGTCACCACCAACCCGTTCAATCCGCAGACCTATTCGGATTTCATCGCGCAGGCGCTATCGAAGATCGGCATCGAGGCGGATATCCAGAAATTCGATTTCGGCACCTATGTGAAGGTCGTCTATACCGACCGCGCCTGGGACCTTTCGGTGGAATCCCTCTCCAACACCTTCGATCCGACAGCCGGTGTGCAGCGTGTCTACTGGAGCAAGAACTTCAAGATCGGCCTGCCCTTCTCCAATGCCAGCCATTACGCCAATCCGGAAGTGGACCGGCTGCTGGAAGCGGCGGCAGTGGAGCCGGATATCGAAAAGCGCGCGGCTTTCTTCAAGGAATTTCAGGCCGTCGTCGCCAGGGATCTTCCCGTCATCAATCTCGTCTCTCCCATCCAGCCGGTCGTCGGCAGCGTGCGCATCAAGGACTATGCGACAGGCGCAGAGGGGCTGAGCGGCAATCTCGCCAAAGCCTGGGTGACGAAGGAGGCGTGA
- a CDS encoding DUF3088 domain-containing protein — MMDAMAKDTLFLISPGFEDPKHPGVRFVCPHCNQIEGLLAAFPDLAGQIDIRRVGFQRPREAVIAAVGEENQSLPLFVFAGEAPADAAAKGDTHFIQDTKRILQILAERHGFPQLH; from the coding sequence ATGATGGATGCCATGGCCAAGGACACGCTTTTTCTGATCTCCCCCGGTTTTGAAGACCCCAAGCACCCGGGTGTCCGTTTCGTCTGCCCGCATTGTAACCAGATCGAGGGTCTGCTTGCCGCCTTTCCAGACCTGGCGGGGCAGATCGATATCCGCCGCGTCGGTTTTCAGCGCCCGCGTGAGGCGGTCATCGCCGCTGTGGGTGAAGAAAACCAGTCGCTGCCGCTGTTCGTCTTTGCCGGCGAGGCGCCCGCTGACGCCGCGGCAAAGGGCGATACGCACTTCATTCAGGACACCAAACGCATTTTGCAAATTCTCGCCGAGCGCCACGGGTTCCCGCAGCTGCATTGA